The following are from one region of the Hymenobacter sp. YIM 151858-1 genome:
- a CDS encoding phosphoribosylanthranilate isomerase codes for MTAAHSLLTTALPAASANRPLVKVCGLKYPDNVAQVAAQEVDMLGFIFAPKSPRYALDTLDAAQMRSLPVTKVGVFVNERTAVIRRIALHFGLNAVQLHGHETPAECAELAAAGLAVIKAFGVGELFDFGQLEAYVPHCNMFVFDTAGPAAGGNGVAFNWELLRRYNLPTPYLLAGGLGPDNAAEAGALTLPGLAGFDLNSKLEQAPGLKNIALLRETLAQLRPAASTTR; via the coding sequence ATGACTGCTGCTCACTCGTTGCTGACCACTGCACTGCCTGCCGCATCGGCTAACCGGCCGCTGGTGAAGGTTTGCGGCCTGAAGTACCCCGACAACGTGGCCCAAGTGGCTGCGCAAGAGGTGGATATGCTAGGCTTCATCTTCGCGCCAAAGTCGCCGCGCTATGCGCTGGATACCTTGGATGCTGCCCAAATGCGCAGCCTACCAGTTACCAAAGTAGGAGTGTTCGTGAACGAGCGCACGGCCGTAATTCGGCGCATTGCCCTGCACTTTGGCCTAAATGCCGTGCAGCTGCATGGGCACGAAACGCCCGCCGAATGCGCCGAGCTGGCAGCCGCTGGCCTGGCAGTAATCAAAGCATTCGGGGTAGGGGAGTTGTTCGATTTCGGCCAGCTCGAAGCCTACGTGCCCCACTGCAACATGTTCGTGTTCGATACCGCCGGGCCGGCTGCTGGCGGCAACGGCGTTGCCTTCAACTGGGAGTTGCTGCGCCGCTACAACTTGCCCACGCCCTACCTGCTGGCCGGCGGCCTAGGGCCTGACAACGCTGCCGAAGCCGGCGCGCTAACCTTGCCCGGCCTGGCTGGTTTCGACCTCAACAGCAAGCTCGAGCAAGCCCCTGGCCTCAAGAACATTGCCTTGCTCCGCGAAACGCTGGCTCAGCTACGGCCGGCAGCATCTACCACTCGCTAA
- a CDS encoding helix-turn-helix domain-containing protein, producing MLFDFSPYSSLLLPFFVQGIVFGVLLLLRSWCLEEPADRWLGLLILLYTANVAQWMLGFAGWYDAHNAYSTFMFYFPFSFYLGAGPLFYFYFRSLTNQQFRLSKRQLWHFAPAATYVAWYGVCFVLDVLVRHRWLGQPLPEHYGTKGALISILAVHDVASLLNYISLGAYGYLTLREFRQYTHYLNDNFSDTERRRFRWLRHALVAVLVGTVVSVAFSLVDFGAGLSYVQFWYGYLFTGIIIYYLSIGGWQAQHQWRVPLHFEPQPVGYAPAAPKPVAEEQAETKTDAPTAEQLRWAERLEQLMLTERPYLEPDLSLADLAARLQTNTTTLSKVINSGFGQNFNDFVNSYRVREAERLLADPKYQHYTLVGIALESGFNSKSTFNRVFKKLKGETPSEAATRLKSQIESSRIIT from the coding sequence ATGTTGTTTGACTTCAGCCCATACAGCTCGTTGCTGCTGCCGTTTTTCGTGCAGGGCATTGTATTTGGGGTGCTGCTGCTGCTGCGCAGCTGGTGCCTCGAAGAGCCCGCCGACCGTTGGCTGGGGCTGCTGATTCTGCTGTACACGGCCAACGTGGCGCAGTGGATGTTAGGCTTTGCTGGCTGGTACGACGCGCACAATGCCTATTCCACGTTCATGTTCTACTTCCCGTTCTCCTTTTACCTAGGGGCGGGGCCGTTGTTTTATTTCTACTTCCGCAGCCTTACTAACCAGCAGTTCAGGTTGAGTAAGCGCCAACTATGGCACTTTGCGCCAGCGGCAACTTACGTGGCCTGGTATGGGGTCTGCTTTGTGCTTGATGTGTTGGTGCGGCACCGCTGGTTGGGGCAACCACTGCCCGAGCACTATGGCACCAAGGGCGCGCTCATCAGCATCCTGGCCGTGCACGATGTGGCTAGCCTGCTCAACTACATTTCCCTAGGTGCCTACGGGTACCTAACGCTCCGGGAGTTCCGGCAGTACACCCACTACCTCAACGACAACTTTTCCGATACCGAGCGGCGGCGCTTCCGCTGGCTGCGGCACGCATTGGTGGCGGTGCTGGTGGGTACGGTGGTATCGGTGGCGTTTTCGTTGGTCGATTTTGGGGCGGGGCTGTCGTACGTGCAGTTCTGGTACGGGTACCTGTTTACGGGCATCATCATTTACTACCTCAGCATTGGCGGCTGGCAGGCGCAGCACCAGTGGCGCGTGCCGTTGCACTTCGAGCCGCAGCCGGTGGGGTATGCTCCGGCAGCACCCAAGCCGGTGGCCGAGGAGCAAGCCGAAACCAAGACCGACGCCCCAACCGCCGAGCAGCTGCGCTGGGCCGAGCGCCTCGAGCAACTTATGCTTACCGAGCGGCCCTACCTCGAGCCCGACCTTTCGCTGGCCGACCTGGCCGCCCGGCTGCAAACCAATACCACCACGCTGTCGAAGGTCATCAACTCGGGCTTTGGGCAGAACTTCAACGACTTCGTGAACAGCTACCGGGTAAGGGAGGCCGAGCGGCTGCTCGCCGACCCCAAGTACCAGCACTACACCTTGGTGGGCATTGCCTTGGAGTCGGGCTTCAACTCCAAGTCTACCTTCAATCGGGTGTTTAAAAAGCTCAAGGGTGAGACACCGAGCGAGGCGGCCACAAGGCTCAAATCACAAATTGAGTCGTCCCGAATCATAACCTAG
- the trpA gene encoding tryptophan synthase subunit alpha encodes MQTATQPDNVVQTNRFADLFARKPQGLLNLYVTAGYPSLHDTVPLLRTLAEAGADILEIGVPFSDPLADGPVIQQTSTVALRNGMTLRRLLDELQGVRQYLPDTPILLMGYLNPVMQLGMEEFCRRASEAGIDGVILPDLPAEEYADFYQETFRRYNLRKVFLITPQTSEARIRRLDELTDAFLYLVSGPGLTGGNQTADKTAQDAYLQRIAQMNLRNPRLVGFGIADRASFEQACQHANGAIIGSALLRALEGADDPHAAARQFVQSIR; translated from the coding sequence GTGCAAACCGCAACTCAGCCCGATAACGTGGTTCAGACCAACCGCTTCGCCGACCTCTTTGCCCGCAAGCCGCAGGGGCTGCTCAACCTTTATGTTACGGCCGGCTACCCCAGCCTCCATGACACCGTGCCGCTGCTGCGCACTTTGGCCGAAGCCGGTGCCGACATCCTAGAAATCGGCGTGCCGTTTTCCGACCCCTTGGCCGACGGCCCGGTAATTCAGCAAACCAGCACCGTGGCCTTGCGCAACGGCATGACGCTGCGCCGCTTGCTCGATGAGCTGCAGGGCGTGCGGCAGTACTTGCCCGATACACCGATACTGCTGATGGGCTACCTGAACCCGGTGATGCAGCTGGGCATGGAGGAGTTCTGCCGCCGTGCTTCGGAAGCCGGCATCGATGGCGTGATTCTGCCCGACCTGCCCGCCGAGGAGTACGCCGACTTCTACCAGGAAACCTTTCGGCGCTACAACCTGCGCAAGGTGTTCCTCATCACGCCGCAAACCTCGGAAGCCCGCATCCGCCGCCTCGATGAGCTTACTGATGCATTCCTGTACCTGGTGTCGGGCCCAGGCCTGACGGGCGGCAACCAAACTGCCGACAAAACCGCGCAGGATGCTTACCTGCAGCGCATTGCCCAAATGAACTTACGCAACCCGCGCTTGGTAGGCTTCGGCATTGCCGATCGGGCCTCGTTCGAGCAGGCTTGCCAGCACGCCAACGGCGCCATCATCGGCTCGGCCTTGCTGCGCGCCCTCGAAGGCGCCGACGACCCGCACGCCGCCGCTCGCCAATTTGTGCAGAGCATCCGCTAG
- the trpB gene encoding tryptophan synthase subunit beta, translating to MSFQPTARGYYGQFGGAFIPEMLYPNVEELREQYLSILADPDFQQEYQQLLRDYVGRPTPLFRAKRLSERYGATIYLKREDLCHTGAHKVNNTVGQILLAERLGKKRIIAETGAGQHGVATATVCALRGLECIVYMGAVDMERQKPNVARMRMLGAEVRPATSGSKTLKDATNEAIRDWISNPTDTHYIIGSVVGPHPYPDLVARLQSVISKEMRKQLLEQAGRELPDYVVACVGGGSNAAGAFYHFLDEPSVQLVAVEAAGHGVHTDKSAATSVLGRPGIIHGSRTLLMQDEHGQITEPHSISAGLDYPGIGPLHAYLADSGRAKFVAVTDEDALQAAQLCSRLEGIIPALETAHAFSALDQLELKPTDVVVLNLSGRGDKDLETYLRELHLA from the coding sequence ATGTCTTTTCAACCCACTGCCCGCGGCTACTACGGCCAGTTTGGTGGCGCTTTCATTCCGGAAATGCTCTACCCCAACGTGGAGGAGCTGCGCGAGCAATACCTGAGCATTCTGGCCGATCCGGATTTTCAGCAGGAGTACCAGCAGTTGCTACGCGACTACGTTGGTCGGCCCACGCCGCTGTTCCGGGCCAAGCGCCTATCGGAGCGCTACGGGGCTACCATTTACCTGAAGCGCGAAGACCTCTGCCACACCGGCGCCCACAAGGTGAACAACACCGTGGGGCAGATTCTGCTGGCCGAGCGCCTAGGTAAAAAGCGCATCATCGCCGAAACCGGGGCTGGCCAGCACGGCGTGGCCACGGCTACGGTGTGCGCGCTGCGCGGGTTGGAATGCATTGTGTACATGGGCGCTGTTGACATGGAGCGGCAGAAACCCAACGTAGCCCGCATGCGCATGTTGGGGGCTGAAGTTCGGCCTGCCACCAGCGGCAGCAAAACGCTGAAAGACGCCACCAACGAAGCTATTCGCGACTGGATTTCGAACCCTACCGATACGCACTATATCATTGGCTCGGTAGTGGGCCCGCACCCGTACCCCGATCTGGTAGCGCGGCTGCAGTCCGTTATCAGTAAGGAAATGCGGAAGCAGCTGCTGGAGCAAGCCGGCCGCGAGCTGCCCGACTACGTGGTGGCCTGCGTGGGCGGTGGCTCCAACGCCGCGGGTGCCTTCTACCACTTTCTCGACGAGCCCAGCGTGCAGCTGGTAGCCGTAGAGGCCGCCGGCCACGGCGTGCACACCGACAAATCGGCGGCTACTTCGGTGCTGGGTCGGCCGGGCATCATCCACGGCAGCCGCACGCTGCTGATGCAGGATGAGCACGGACAGATTACCGAACCGCACTCTATTTCGGCCGGTCTGGATTACCCTGGTATTGGTCCGCTTCACGCTTACTTGGCCGATTCGGGCCGCGCCAAATTCGTGGCGGTTACCGACGAAGACGCCCTGCAAGCCGCGCAGCTGTGCAGCCGCCTCGAAGGCATCATTCCGGCCCTCGAAACCGCGCACGCCTTCTCCGCTCTCGACCAGCTCGAGCTGAAGCCAACCGACGTGGTGGTGCTAAACCTCTCGGGTCGCGGCGACAAGGACCTCGAAACCTACTTGCGCGAGCTACACCTAGCTTAG
- a CDS encoding DoxX family protein gives MKKLLFSAAALPNRAIDAAWLLFRLHLGLSIADGAGLPKLTNLAAVASAQVPGPPDWFVQQVAGLGFTFPSPYFWAGAAVWGEFVGGLLIALGLFTRWSGLQLAFQFFVVAFIWYNDPSPITGMYYQQLLFWAFVVITAVGPGRYSLDYWLLRRRAASLVELPKVVAPRPQAATAALAFLLLAATAGWAGTVHSDLFIEPGKQFVLGGLQEGSFRVEAYNKGKVPVEVKERPRGGGIFGKATLLPGRRASLQFMAGSAAVLLNASPKQQANLALTITRGTGLSMNYEPVGQLQKAD, from the coding sequence ATGAAAAAGCTACTGTTTTCTGCCGCTGCATTGCCCAACCGCGCCATCGATGCGGCCTGGCTGCTGTTCCGCCTGCACCTAGGGCTATCCATTGCCGATGGCGCCGGCCTGCCCAAACTTACTAACCTGGCGGCCGTAGCCAGTGCCCAGGTACCCGGCCCGCCCGACTGGTTTGTGCAGCAAGTAGCGGGTCTGGGGTTCACGTTCCCGTCGCCGTACTTCTGGGCTGGGGCTGCTGTGTGGGGCGAGTTTGTAGGCGGCTTGCTGATTGCCCTAGGTTTGTTCACGCGCTGGAGCGGGCTGCAGCTGGCTTTCCAGTTTTTTGTGGTGGCCTTTATCTGGTACAACGACCCGTCCCCCATCACGGGCATGTACTATCAGCAGTTGCTGTTCTGGGCTTTTGTGGTGATAACGGCCGTGGGCCCCGGGCGCTATTCGCTTGATTACTGGCTGCTGCGCCGCCGCGCCGCCAGCTTGGTCGAGCTACCGAAAGTGGTAGCGCCGCGGCCGCAAGCCGCTACCGCCGCCTTGGCTTTTTTGCTGCTGGCCGCCACGGCTGGCTGGGCTGGCACGGTGCATTCAGATTTGTTTATCGAACCAGGCAAGCAGTTTGTGCTGGGCGGCTTGCAGGAAGGCAGCTTCCGGGTTGAGGCTTACAACAAAGGCAAGGTGCCAGTTGAGGTGAAGGAGCGGCCTCGCGGCGGCGGCATTTTCGGCAAGGCCACGCTGCTGCCGGGGAGGCGGGCGAGCTTGCAGTTCATGGCGGGCTCGGCGGCGGTGCTGCTTAACGCTTCGCCCAAGCAGCAGGCCAACCTAGCCCTGACCATTACGCGCGGTACGGGCCTGAGCATGAACTACGAGCCGGTGGGGCAGTTGCAGAAAGCCGACTAA
- a CDS encoding PID-CTERM protein-sorting domain-containing protein, with protein MLKAFCFSRAALLVLLVVLAASVSAMAQGPGTGGPTPNNPTEIPIDGGVSLLVAAAGALGIRQLTRRRRS; from the coding sequence ATGCTTAAAGCCTTCTGCTTTAGTCGAGCTGCACTCCTTGTACTGCTGGTGGTGTTGGCCGCCTCCGTTTCGGCAATGGCCCAGGGCCCCGGCACTGGCGGCCCTACTCCCAACAACCCCACCGAAATTCCGATTGATGGCGGCGTATCGTTGCTGGTAGCAGCAGCGGGTGCACTGGGTATCCGGCAACTCACCCGCCGTCGGCGCTCCTAA
- a CDS encoding phenylalanine 4-monooxygenase, producing the protein MQAPHFTAEDHLVWKVLFDRQTALLHRRAAAPFVAGLNRLGLTRDAAPSLEDLGQRLRQHTGWDVVPAPGRVDDRTFLGLLAERRFPVTQWVRSMQHFDYISGPDLFHDAFGHLPLLTDPEWATWLEHFGQVARHHLDDAAAVQQLVRLFWYTAEFGLVQEGDNLRVFGAGLLSSASELHHCLSQEVTRQPLDVAAVVGTPIVREGFQAAYFVLPNWAELADATAELAVRLTAANVPASMSAEQA; encoded by the coding sequence ATGCAAGCCCCTCACTTCACCGCCGAAGACCACCTCGTGTGGAAGGTTCTCTTCGACCGCCAAACCGCCCTGCTGCACCGCCGGGCTGCGGCGCCGTTTGTGGCCGGGCTCAATCGCCTGGGCCTAACCCGCGACGCCGCGCCTAGCCTGGAAGACCTAGGGCAGCGCCTGCGCCAACACACCGGCTGGGACGTGGTACCCGCGCCCGGCCGCGTTGATGACCGCACCTTTCTGGGCCTGCTGGCCGAGCGCCGGTTCCCGGTTACGCAGTGGGTGCGCTCCATGCAGCATTTCGACTACATCTCGGGCCCCGATCTGTTCCACGATGCTTTCGGCCACTTGCCCTTGCTCACCGACCCCGAGTGGGCCACCTGGCTTGAGCATTTTGGGCAGGTAGCGCGCCACCACCTCGACGACGCGGCCGCCGTGCAGCAGCTGGTACGCTTGTTCTGGTACACGGCCGAGTTCGGCCTGGTGCAGGAGGGCGACAACCTGCGCGTGTTTGGTGCGGGCCTGCTGTCCTCGGCCTCGGAGCTGCACCACTGCCTTAGCCAGGAGGTTACGCGCCAGCCCCTGGATGTAGCCGCGGTGGTGGGCACGCCCATCGTGCGCGAGGGTTTTCAGGCGGCCTACTTTGTGCTGCCTAATTGGGCCGAGCTCGCCGATGCTACGGCCGAGTTGGCGGTTCGCCTTACGGCTGCCAACGTACCAGCCAGTATGTCGGCTGAGCAAGCGTAA
- a CDS encoding Mpo1 family 2-hydroxy fatty acid dioxygenase, which yields MPTAALASLLNEYGESHQNPTNKLVHWVCVPLIMFSLLGLLWSIPVPEAVQRISPWLNWATVVMVLTVVYYVRLSVPLALGMVLVSTGLALLLWLVEAQAGLPLWAVCLIIFVLAWVGQFWGHKVEGKKPSFLKDVQFLLIGPLWLLHFVYRRLGWAY from the coding sequence GCCTCCTTGCTGAACGAATACGGCGAAAGCCACCAGAACCCCACCAACAAGCTGGTGCACTGGGTTTGCGTGCCCCTGATTATGTTTTCGCTCCTGGGTCTGCTGTGGTCGATTCCGGTGCCGGAGGCAGTGCAGCGCATAAGCCCGTGGCTGAACTGGGCTACCGTGGTGATGGTGCTGACCGTGGTGTACTACGTGCGCCTTTCGGTGCCCTTGGCTTTGGGCATGGTGCTGGTAAGCACAGGCTTAGCACTGCTGCTTTGGTTGGTTGAAGCGCAAGCGGGGCTGCCGCTGTGGGCCGTGTGCCTCATCATTTTCGTGCTGGCCTGGGTGGGGCAGTTTTGGGGCCACAAGGTAGAAGGCAAAAAGCCGAGCTTCCTGAAGGATGTGCAATTTCTGCTGATCGGCCCGCTGTGGCTGCTGCACTTTGTGTACCGCCGCCTGGGTTGGGCCTACTGA
- a CDS encoding nidogen-like domain-containing protein encodes MLPTLRFFRQWLTVGLLAATPVATAIAQQTPRVWDPAAADPQYQARKRQLAERLLGKYPVPARVPRPSGSPLQGRTTATLPACAEPFDAANPAGWTQVGRGDDISLGPIQLGFGFQYFGTTYTEVYINTNGNITFNKSYPAFNSSGLPILEQGEEDIAMLAPFWADVDTENDNSGTIWYRLFADRLVVTYDRVGYYREQADKVNTFQVIIRANTAAGFSGDDVTFAYGDMQWTTASSSGGSGGFGGLQGATVGGNVGDQQNFFEFGRFNKPGNALPNLPTSNTPGGVDWLDNQCISFQVRNRNNPPAAVGLAASSTITLNQGETRSIEAQFFGSEGNQNVTVTPALGGLCNATATVANNGTPHPTLNFSATGAPCNAGTNTVTFRVQDNGSPAQTQTYTVTVVVNPVAGTGSVWTGAVSTDYNDPANWSNNRVPTAADDITIPAGVPRMPQVSTSGAARNVTIATSAAFGTTDSGVLTITGNLTNNGTLGGPGTVLTAGPAVQTFGGSGSVSVGSLTVGAAGVQLAEPVAVSRILTLNGNLAANNNLTLVSSGSGTATVVNVGAAAITGSARIQRYISGSRNAGLGYRHLSSPVANSTIAGMQASNLAGFTPVVNPAYNTAPEPASVTPFPNVFFYDQSRVATSGQGSVADFDLGWVSPGSTADLLVPGQGYTVNIAANQTLNFVGQPNNGTITRGGLGRNSQSQAGWHLLGNPYPSPIDWNLTYAGATNLDNTVYVFKSSGPYTGSYASYVAGTGVATNGGSNIIPVAQGFFVRTSTAGATGSLTFTNAARVTTLSNVPLERTTQTHPIAKLSLNGTGLSDQVAVYFHPNATPAFDSAFDAFKLSAGGNVLAIGPNPQQLLSISGLPLLATEPVAVPLYAYLGAAGTYSLNADELLNLPAGTAVHLRDAATGAVIDLGKQPTYTFTAEAGLAGARFSLLFTPARPLANAGASPKPAVDVFPNPAHEQLWLSLPAGNQAVEAVLYNALGQEVQRQTIPAGNTKQAMKLRQLAPGVYTLRLHLGQQVVARRVIVN; translated from the coding sequence ATGCTACCAACTCTACGCTTTTTTCGGCAGTGGCTTACGGTTGGGTTGCTGGCAGCCACGCCGGTAGCAACGGCCATTGCGCAGCAAACGCCGCGGGTTTGGGACCCCGCCGCTGCCGATCCGCAGTACCAGGCCCGCAAGCGCCAACTAGCCGAGCGCCTGCTGGGCAAATACCCGGTGCCCGCTCGGGTACCGCGCCCCTCTGGCAGCCCCCTCCAAGGCCGCACCACGGCTACGCTGCCGGCCTGCGCCGAACCCTTTGATGCCGCCAATCCGGCCGGTTGGACGCAGGTGGGCCGCGGCGACGACATTTCCCTGGGTCCGATTCAGCTGGGTTTCGGTTTCCAGTATTTCGGCACCACTTACACCGAGGTGTACATCAACACCAACGGCAACATCACATTCAATAAGTCGTACCCCGCCTTCAACTCTTCGGGCCTGCCTATTTTGGAGCAGGGCGAGGAGGATATTGCCATGCTGGCGCCGTTTTGGGCTGATGTGGACACCGAAAACGACAACAGCGGCACCATTTGGTACCGCCTGTTTGCCGACCGCCTGGTGGTTACCTACGACCGCGTGGGCTACTACCGGGAGCAGGCCGATAAGGTGAATACCTTTCAGGTCATCATTCGGGCCAACACCGCGGCGGGCTTCAGCGGCGACGATGTAACGTTTGCCTACGGCGATATGCAGTGGACCACGGCCAGCAGCTCGGGCGGCTCGGGCGGTTTTGGGGGCCTGCAAGGCGCTACCGTGGGCGGCAACGTGGGCGACCAGCAGAATTTCTTTGAGTTCGGCCGCTTTAACAAGCCCGGCAACGCCCTGCCCAACCTGCCTACGTCCAACACGCCGGGCGGCGTCGATTGGCTTGATAACCAGTGCATCAGCTTTCAGGTACGCAACCGCAACAACCCGCCGGCAGCCGTAGGCCTGGCTGCCAGCAGCACCATCACGCTCAACCAAGGCGAAACCCGCAGCATCGAGGCGCAATTTTTCGGCTCGGAAGGCAACCAGAACGTTACGGTAACGCCTGCCCTAGGTGGCTTGTGCAACGCTACGGCCACGGTAGCCAACAACGGCACGCCGCACCCCACGCTCAACTTCAGCGCAACGGGCGCGCCGTGCAACGCGGGCACCAACACGGTGACGTTTCGGGTGCAGGACAACGGCTCGCCGGCCCAAACGCAAACCTACACCGTTACGGTAGTCGTGAACCCGGTTGCCGGCACTGGCAGCGTCTGGACCGGGGCCGTAAGTACGGACTACAACGACCCGGCCAACTGGAGCAATAACCGCGTGCCCACCGCCGCCGACGACATAACCATACCGGCCGGGGTGCCGCGTATGCCGCAGGTAAGCACAAGCGGCGCCGCCCGCAACGTTACCATTGCCACAAGCGCAGCGTTCGGCACTACCGACAGCGGCGTGCTAACCATTACCGGCAACCTCACCAACAACGGAACCCTAGGTGGCCCGGGCACGGTGCTTACTGCGGGGCCTGCGGTGCAAACATTTGGCGGCAGCGGTAGCGTAAGCGTGGGTAGCCTCACGGTTGGGGCTGCCGGCGTTCAGCTTGCCGAGCCGGTTGCAGTCAGCAGAATCCTGACGCTGAATGGCAACCTGGCAGCCAACAACAACCTTACGCTGGTATCTTCCGGCAGCGGCACGGCCACGGTGGTAAACGTGGGCGCCGCCGCCATAACGGGCAGCGCCCGCATTCAGCGCTACATCAGCGGCAGCCGCAACGCCGGCCTGGGGTACCGGCACTTGTCGTCGCCGGTGGCCAACAGCACCATTGCCGGCATGCAGGCCAGCAACCTGGCCGGTTTTACGCCGGTGGTAAACCCCGCCTACAACACCGCCCCCGAGCCTGCCAGCGTAACACCTTTCCCGAACGTGTTTTTCTACGACCAGTCGCGCGTGGCAACGAGCGGCCAAGGCTCCGTTGCTGATTTCGACCTAGGGTGGGTTTCGCCGGGCAGCACCGCCGATTTGCTGGTGCCCGGCCAGGGGTACACAGTGAATATAGCCGCCAATCAAACCCTGAACTTTGTGGGCCAGCCCAACAACGGCACCATCACCCGCGGCGGCCTGGGGCGCAATTCGCAAAGCCAGGCCGGCTGGCACCTGCTCGGCAACCCCTACCCTTCGCCCATCGACTGGAACCTGACGTACGCCGGCGCTACCAACCTCGATAACACGGTGTACGTGTTCAAATCGAGCGGACCGTACACGGGCTCCTACGCCAGCTACGTGGCGGGCACCGGGGTAGCCACCAACGGCGGCAGCAACATCATTCCGGTAGCCCAGGGCTTTTTTGTGCGCACCAGCACGGCCGGCGCCACCGGCAGCCTCACTTTTACCAACGCGGCCCGGGTTACAACCCTCAGCAACGTACCCCTCGAGCGCACCACCCAAACCCACCCAATTGCCAAGCTCAGCCTCAACGGCACGGGCCTCTCCGATCAGGTAGCGGTATATTTCCACCCCAATGCCACGCCCGCTTTCGATTCGGCTTTTGATGCCTTTAAGCTCTCGGCCGGAGGCAACGTGTTGGCCATAGGCCCCAACCCGCAGCAATTGCTCTCGATTAGTGGCCTACCCCTGCTGGCTACCGAGCCAGTTGCCGTACCATTGTATGCCTACCTTGGCGCGGCCGGCACTTACAGCCTGAACGCCGATGAGTTGCTGAACCTGCCGGCGGGCACCGCCGTGCACCTGCGCGACGCCGCCACCGGTGCCGTAATCGACCTAGGCAAGCAGCCCACGTACACTTTTACCGCCGAAGCCGGGCTTGCTGGCGCGCGTTTTAGCCTGCTTTTCACGCCTGCCCGCCCGCTGGCTAACGCAGGTGCCAGCCCGAAACCGGCGGTGGATGTTTTTCCGAACCCCGCTCACGAGCAGCTTTGGCTAAGCCTGCCGGCAGGCAACCAAGCAGTTGAGGCCGTGCTGTACAATGCCTTGGGCCAAGAGGTGCAGCGCCAAACCATACCGGCCGGCAACACCAAACAAGCCATGAAACTCAGGCAACTGGCTCCCGGGGTGTACACACTTCGCTTGCACCTAGGCCAGCAAGTGGTAGCCAGGCGCGTAATCGTTAATTAG
- a CDS encoding bifunctional 3-deoxy-7-phosphoheptulonate synthase/chorismate mutase translates to MIIHLDPQLTFAAQEALVAELRQLRFKVTPVHTQRAAYLVALGPQDVDLRRIGALPGVRDVHRVSDDYKLVSRKWRVHPTVLDLGDGIHLGEGSLSIVAGPCSIENEAQMEAVMQHLVQSGVRLMRGGVFKPRSSPYSFRGLGLAGLRDFYRLARQYGLRIVTEVMQVSQVEEMYDYVDVFQVGARNTQNFNLLDALGGVDKPVLLKRGVSGTIEELLHSAEYIFSGGNEHIILCERGIRTFETASRNTLDLNAVPILKEKTHLPVFVDPSHGIGLREHVAPLALAGIMAGADGILYETAPVPERAASDGQQTLDFDESARLVEAMRRTYALRQELIERELV, encoded by the coding sequence ATGATAATTCACCTCGACCCCCAGCTTACGTTTGCTGCGCAAGAAGCCCTGGTTGCCGAACTGCGCCAGTTGCGTTTTAAAGTCACCCCGGTTCATACGCAGCGCGCGGCTTACCTCGTGGCCCTAGGTCCGCAAGACGTTGACCTCCGCCGCATTGGCGCCCTGCCCGGTGTGCGCGACGTTCATCGCGTATCCGACGACTACAAGCTCGTTTCGCGCAAGTGGCGCGTGCACCCCACCGTGCTCGACCTCGGCGACGGCATTCACCTAGGCGAAGGTTCGCTGAGCATCGTAGCCGGCCCCTGCAGCATCGAGAACGAAGCGCAGATGGAGGCCGTGATGCAGCACCTTGTGCAGAGCGGCGTGCGCCTGATGCGCGGTGGCGTATTCAAGCCCCGTTCGTCGCCGTATTCGTTCCGCGGCCTAGGCTTGGCTGGCCTGCGCGACTTCTACCGCCTGGCTCGCCAGTACGGCTTGCGCATCGTAACGGAAGTGATGCAGGTGTCGCAGGTAGAGGAGATGTACGACTACGTCGACGTGTTCCAAGTAGGTGCGCGCAACACCCAGAACTTCAACCTGCTCGATGCCCTAGGTGGCGTTGACAAGCCCGTGCTGCTGAAGCGGGGCGTATCGGGCACCATTGAGGAGTTGCTGCACTCGGCCGAATACATTTTCTCGGGAGGCAACGAGCACATCATCCTGTGCGAGCGGGGCATTCGCACGTTCGAAACGGCTTCGCGCAACACGCTCGATTTGAACGCGGTGCCCATCCTGAAGGAGAAAACGCACCTGCCGGTATTCGTCGACCCCTCGCACGGCATTGGCTTGCGCGAACACGTGGCCCCGCTGGCCCTGGCCGGCATCATGGCCGGTGCCGATGGCATCTTGTACGAAACCGCGCCGGTGCCCGAGCGCGCCGCCTCGGATGGCCAGCAAACCCTCGATTTCGACGAGTCGGCACGGTTGGTGGAGGCCATGCGCCGCACCTACGCGCTGCGCCAGGAGCTGATTGAGCGGGAACTGGTGTAG